A genomic region of Manihot esculenta cultivar AM560-2 chromosome 15, M.esculenta_v8, whole genome shotgun sequence contains the following coding sequences:
- the LOC110601245 gene encoding uncharacterized protein LOC110601245, translating to MALKWFLNSAFTQVFGHTDSSVTVQTRQRSDVVACPNNQGLLQVHECVRSSRDVKEGSVTRTRKQEYPNGFQVPLHYPRYTAADYEKMEEWKLDMLLNEYGLSFEGRVDEKRAFAMGAFLWPDQL from the coding sequence ATGGCTTTAAAATGGTTTCTAAATTCTGCATTTACTCAAGTTTTTGGTCACACAGACAGTAGTGTTACAGTGCAGACTCGGCAGAGAAGTGATGTGGTCGCATGTCCAAATAATCAAGGCCTGCTGCAGGTCCATGAATGTGTGAGAAGCTCGAGGGATGTAAAAGAAGGTAGTGTTACTAGGACGAGGAAACAAGAGTACCCAAATGGGTTCCAGGTTCCACTTCACTACCCAAGGTACACGGCCGCAGACTATGAGAAGATGGAAGAGTGGAAACTTGACATGCTTCTGAATGAGTATGGACTTAGCTTTGAAGGCCGTGTTGACGAGAAAAGGGCGTTTGCAATGGGGGCCTTCCTGTGGCCAGACCAACTTTGA
- the LOC110601480 gene encoding uncharacterized protein LOC110601480 isoform X2 gives MPGIATILDLLRKHPNFYSSQFSASAAVSAAAVSVAAAGTPFASRFLFGYSGTRVSHCDAGAVFSDDYISSIRKASSDIFQHDSLNYTTKEYYFELRPLLSAFEWKQLAVTSLRSFLLFYLPLLEHASSTEEDDEEFLQDSPETQHVDLIVPFQKSVKQIVHETTVVTTRRILERLAVHYASQQLAWKLLKAVRKAERGMPTILYFFRVSRTTFRGQFLGVAASWIVQVGIVIYRFCNNLLKSEEENNRVDKSEQVIILRKKVTGVTLRCSASLVFASIGAGIGATLIRPSTGQWIGCAIGDLAGPVVVSLWVEKAFHLEL, from the exons ATGCCTGGTATAGCTACAATATTAGATCTGTTGAGGAAACATCCCAACTTTTATTCATCCCAGTTCTCTGCCTCCGCGGCCGTCTCTGCTGCTGCCGTCTCTGTCGCAGCTGCTGGGACACCCTTTGCTTCTAGGTTCTTATTCGG TTATTCTGGGACACGAGTTAGTCATTGTGACGCTGGTGCTGTATTTTCTGATGATTACATCTCTAGTATACGAAAAGCATCCAGTGATATTTTTCAGCATGATTCTCTGAACTACACTACCAAGGAGTACTATTTTGAGTTAAGACCTCTCTTGTCAGCTTTTGAATGGAAGCAACTAGCCGTGACATCCTTGAGGTCATTTTTGCTGTTCTATCTGCCTCTTCTGGAGCATGCTTCAAGTACTGAAGAGGATGATGAAGAGTTTCTGCAGGATTCTCCAGAAACGCAGCATGTAGATTTGATTGTTCCCTTCCAAAAATCAGTCAAGCAAATTGTTCATGAG ACAACTGTTGTTACTACAAGACGAATTCTGGAAAGGCTTGCTGTGCATTATGCTTCTCAGCAGTTGGCATGGAAACTTCTAAAAG CTGTACGCAAAGCTGAAAGAGGAATGCCGACTATTCTCTACTTTTTCAGAGTTAGCAGGACAACTTTTAGAG GACAATTTTTAGGAGTTGCTGCCTCATGGATTGTACAAGTTGGTATTGTAATTTATCGATTCTGTAATAATCTACTGAAGTCCGAAGAAGAAAACAATAGGGTTGATAAATCAGAACAAGTTATAATTCTCAGGAAGAAGGTTACAGGTGTTACTCTCAGGTGTAGTGCATCACTAGTTTTCGCTTCCATCGGGGCAGGAATTGGCGCAACTCTAATTCGACCTTCAACTGGCCAGTGGATTG GCTGTGCCATTGGGGATTTGGCTGGTCCAGTTGTTGTCTCACTGTGGGTTGAAAAAGCTTTTCATTTGGAACTCTAA
- the LOC110601480 gene encoding uncharacterized protein LOC110601480 isoform X1 — translation MPGIATILDLLRKHPNFYSSQFSASAAVSAAAVSVAAAGTPFASRFLFGYSGTRVSHCDAGAVFSDDYISSIRKASSDIFQHDSLNYTTKEYYFELRPLLSAFEWKQLAVTSLRSFLLFYLPLLEHASSTEEDDEEFLQDSPETQHVDLIVPFQKSVKQIVHETTVVTTRRILERLAVHYASQQLAWKLLKDAPKSAVRKAERGMPTILYFFRVSRTTFRGQFLGVAASWIVQVGIVIYRFCNNLLKSEEENNRVDKSEQVIILRKKVTGVTLRCSASLVFASIGAGIGATLIRPSTGQWIGCAIGDLAGPVVVSLWVEKAFHLEL, via the exons ATGCCTGGTATAGCTACAATATTAGATCTGTTGAGGAAACATCCCAACTTTTATTCATCCCAGTTCTCTGCCTCCGCGGCCGTCTCTGCTGCTGCCGTCTCTGTCGCAGCTGCTGGGACACCCTTTGCTTCTAGGTTCTTATTCGG TTATTCTGGGACACGAGTTAGTCATTGTGACGCTGGTGCTGTATTTTCTGATGATTACATCTCTAGTATACGAAAAGCATCCAGTGATATTTTTCAGCATGATTCTCTGAACTACACTACCAAGGAGTACTATTTTGAGTTAAGACCTCTCTTGTCAGCTTTTGAATGGAAGCAACTAGCCGTGACATCCTTGAGGTCATTTTTGCTGTTCTATCTGCCTCTTCTGGAGCATGCTTCAAGTACTGAAGAGGATGATGAAGAGTTTCTGCAGGATTCTCCAGAAACGCAGCATGTAGATTTGATTGTTCCCTTCCAAAAATCAGTCAAGCAAATTGTTCATGAG ACAACTGTTGTTACTACAAGACGAATTCTGGAAAGGCTTGCTGTGCATTATGCTTCTCAGCAGTTGGCATGGAAACTTCTAAAAG ATGCTCCTAAATCAGCTGTACGCAAAGCTGAAAGAGGAATGCCGACTATTCTCTACTTTTTCAGAGTTAGCAGGACAACTTTTAGAG GACAATTTTTAGGAGTTGCTGCCTCATGGATTGTACAAGTTGGTATTGTAATTTATCGATTCTGTAATAATCTACTGAAGTCCGAAGAAGAAAACAATAGGGTTGATAAATCAGAACAAGTTATAATTCTCAGGAAGAAGGTTACAGGTGTTACTCTCAGGTGTAGTGCATCACTAGTTTTCGCTTCCATCGGGGCAGGAATTGGCGCAACTCTAATTCGACCTTCAACTGGCCAGTGGATTG GCTGTGCCATTGGGGATTTGGCTGGTCCAGTTGTTGTCTCACTGTGGGTTGAAAAAGCTTTTCATTTGGAACTCTAA
- the LOC110600852 gene encoding DNA-dependent metalloprotease WSS1, whose translation MNLGDLNKVWEIKALEKPGEEEAKEMLEKIAKQVQPIMRKRKWRVKLLSEFCPSNPAVLGLNIGGGEHVKLRLRRPNRDWDFFPFDQVLDTMLHELCHNVHGPHDANFYKLWDELRKECEELLSKGITGTGEGFDLPGRRLGGFSRQPPLSSLRKTALDAAEKRAKLGSMLPSGPKRLGGDSTIMGALSPIQAAAMAAERRLKDDIWCGSQSAEVFEQGESSNDVKENLSDVGQITECSRPDNGSKLNHDTVHNLEEHATWECGTCTLLNTSLAPICKLCSTEKPKDASTKYKTWSCKFCTLNNSVKLDKCSACNQWRYSYGPPVSTRPPNLGT comes from the exons ATGAATTTGGGGGATTTGAACAAAGTATGGGAAATTAAAGCCCTAGAGAAACCAGGAGAAGAAGAAGCTAAAGAGATGCTCGAGAAAATAGCCAAACAGGTTCAACCCATCATGCGTAAGCGCAAATGGCGTGTCAAGCTCCTGTCCGAATTTTG TCCGAGCAACCCAGCTGTACTGGGTTTGAATATAGGAGGTGGAGAGCATGTGAAACTGAGGCTTAGGAGGCCAAACAGAGACTGGGATTTCTTCCCATTCGATCAGGTTCTGGATACGATGCTTCATGAACTATGCCATAATGTTCATGGTCCTCACGACGCCAATTTCTATAAGCTTTGGGATGAGTTGAGAAAG GAATGTGAGGAGCTGCTTTCCAAGGGAATAACTGGAACGGGGGAGGGGTTTGATCTGCCAGGGAGGCGTTTGGGGGGGTTTTCCCGCCAGCCTCCTCTATCATCTCTACGTAAAACTGCCTTAGATGCTGCAGAAAAGAGAGCAAAATTGGGATCTATGCTTCCATCTGGACCTAAAAGGCTTGGTGGTGATAGCACCATTATGGGCGCACTCAGTCCAATTCAAGCTGCAGCAATGGCTGCAGAAAGAAGATTAAAGGATGACATTTGGTGTGGTTCTCAGTCTGCTGAGGTTTTTGAGCAAGGAGAAAGTAGCAATGACGTCAAGGAAAACCTTTCAGATGTGGGTCAAATTACAGAATGCTCGAGGCCAGATAATG GGTCCAAACTTAATCACGACACTGTACATAATCTAGAGGAACATGCTACATGGGAGTGTGGAACGTGCACATTGTTGAATACG TCATTAGCCCCAATATGCAAGCTTTGTAGCACAGAAAAGCCCAAAGATGCGAGCACCAAGTATAAAACATGGTCCTGCAAATTCTGCACCTTGAATAATAGTGTGAAGCTGGACAAATGCTCAGCATGCAATCAATGGAGATATTCATATGGCCCACCAGTGTCAACGCGCCCACCCAATCTTGGGACTTGA
- the LOC110601230 gene encoding uncharacterized protein LOC110601230, with protein MVGNGHYFVEWKEQFVSQERGNRVVHYFLKDSAGESILAVVGTERSVRHMFYVVAEEFVQAYGAENSIHAGFKWRSRREVVDWLTSMLSKQHLQSDWSKSPKHDLVQTLEYPQYPVNGFGAQLTQGRLSRNLNGHNSDIVWSGVAWTCGKQLKHYPAFCRNGIRIAIQSFVFVMAKGENHYLAYLEDMYEDKRGQKKVKVRWFHHNQEVKGVVPLRNAHPKEVFITPYSQVISAECVDGPATVLTREHYEECLAAFPNALSTRVHLCFRQFRSNKVKPFDLSKLRGYFDQQILSCLNAKPFPGADSIGIGYGLTGEDEGLSPDENVKLGAKRTRSCRGSETFVTDHSGVGISGSRSMTYEPSCFNSRYGMSGKRLPPLKHVESQLRCSLQFKVDEKIELLCQDSGIRGCWFRCTVLQVSQKQIKVQYDDLQDEDEYGNLEEWIPAFKLAVLDKLGMRCPGRPTIRPSPPLNEQRDLAFEVGSAVDAWWSDGWWEGVVTGTSSSSDDILQVYFPGESFFLNIHKKDLRTSRDWVGNQWIDIQAKPDILSAISATISPDAKMSMSSTITKDMKPSGCDLSGTEGNISAELNNMEEKRSGIATLVSSDSILDMDCNDDRKPSSDNKADEGDGDDVNVGHDELDKVQGNDEDEVDSDVKENDERIDMEVFESSDCKAMEFMEVTA; from the exons ATGGTTGGAAATGGTCACTATTTTGTGGAATGGAAAGAACAATTTGTTTCGCAGGAGCGGGGGAACCGTGTGGTTCACTATTTCCTGAAGGATTCTGCTGGAGAATCTATTCTTGCTGTTGTGGGCACTGAGAGGAGTGTCAGGCACATGTTCTATGTTGTTGCTGAGGAGTTTGTGCAAGCTTATGGTGCAGAAAATTCTATTCATGCTGGTTTCAAGTGGAGGTCAAGAAGGGAGGTTGTGGATTGGCTTACGTCTATGTTATCAAAGCAGCATCTGCAGAGTGATTGGTCCA AATCACCAAAGCATGATTTAGTGCAAACTTTAGAATATCCCCAGTATCCCGTGAATGGATTTGGTGCTCAACTGACACAG GGCCGGCTTTCTAGGAACTTGAATGGACATAATTCGGACATTGTGTGGTCAGGCGTTGCATGGACATGTGGAAAACAGCTCAAACACTACCCAGCTTTCTGTAGAAATGGGATTAGAATAGCA ATCCAGTCCTTTGTTTTTGTCATGGCAAAAGGTGAGAATCATTACCTTGCTTATTTGGAAGATATGTATGAAGACAAAAGGGGACAGAAGAAAGTCAAAGTGAGGTGGTTTCATCATAACCAGGAAGTCAAGGGGGTAGTTCCACTGAGAAACGCTCATCCAAAAGAAGTTTTCATCACACCTTATTCGCAGGTCATTAGTGCGGAATGTGTTGATGGCCCTGCTACAGTCTTAACCCGTGAGCATTATGAGGAATGCTTGGCTGCTTTTCCTAATGCTTTATCAACCAGGGTACATTTGTGCTTTAGGCAGTTCagaagcaataaagtaaagcccTTTGATTTGAGTAAATTGCGTGGGTACTTTGATCAACAAATTCTGAGTTGTTTGAATGCCAAACCATTTCCGGGGGCCGACTCTATAGGCATAGGCTATGGCCTAACTGGTGAAGATGAAGGATTGAGTCCAGATGAGAATGTGAAGTTGGGAGCAAAGAGGACGAGAAGCTGTAGAGGGAGTGAAACATTTGTGACAGATCATTCAGGAGTTGGAATTTCTGGAAGCCGGAGTATGACTTATGAGCCTTCATGTTTCAACTCGAGATATGGTATGTCAGGCAAGAGATTGCCTCCCCTCAAGCATGTTGAGTCTCAACTTCGATGTAGTCTGCAGTTTAAGGTTGATGAAAAGATTGAATTGTTGTGCCAAGATAGTGGTATACGAGGCTGCTGGTTTAGGTGTACCGTCTTGCAGGTGTCCCAGAAACAGATTAAAGTTCAGTATGATGATCTGCAGGATGAAGATGAGTATGGCAACCTTGAG GAATGGATACCAGCATTCAAATTGGCCGTGCTTGATAAACTTGGTATGAGGTGCCCAGGCCGTCCAACAATTCGACCATCCCCTCCTCTAAATGAACAAAGGGACCTAGCttttgaggttggttctgcagttGATGCATGGTGGAGTGATGGCTGGTGGGAGGGAGTAGTAACTGGAACCAGCAGTAGCAGTGATGACATTCTGCAAGTTTACTTTCCTG GTGAAAGTTTCTTCTTGAATATACACAAAAAGGATCTAAGGACATCCAGAGATTGGGTAGGAAATCAATGGATTGATATTCAAGCAAAACCTGATATACTTTCGGCCATATCAGCAACAATTAGTCCAGATGCCAAAATGTCCATGTCTTCAACGATTACAAAGGACATGAAGCCCAGTGGTTGTGATTTGTCCGGTACTGAAGGTAATATTAGTGCTGAACTCAATAACATGGAAGAGAAAAGGTCCGGCATAGCTACATTAGTCAGTAGCGATAGTATCCTGGATATGGACTGTAACGATGACAGGAAGCCTTCATCTGACAACAAAGCTGATGAGGGTGATGGTGATGACGTCAATGTCGGTCATGATGAATTAGATAAAGTTCAAGGAAATGATGAAGATGAGGTTGATAGTGATGTTAAGGAGAATGATGAAAGAATAGATATGGAGGTGTTCGAGTCTTCTGATTGCAAGGCTATGGAATTCATGGAAGTGACGGCATAA